In Sesamum indicum cultivar Zhongzhi No. 13 linkage group LG1, S_indicum_v1.0, whole genome shotgun sequence, the sequence GCAACGGAATTTTCTGCATCACAATAGGATCTCCGTCTCCTATCTATCACTTATTGTTAACTGTTATTCATATGGACACCGTCTTGAAGGTTGAGATTTTGCAATTCTTTATTGTTCGGGCAACGCAAAAACGACAGAACTCTGCATGCAAATCAAAGTTCACAAACATATACCTTCTGCTATGTATTTAGAGTTGCTCAGTCTCAGTAAATCGCcacatttttacttttgacgGAAACAAGATGCTGTTAGTTATTAGTTACTCTTTTGTATGTTGTTGGAATGTGTAATATTGCAAAGATGATCCGGTcaatgatttttgtctctctcAATCAGTTCTTACCTTTGTGTCTGGGTGATTCTAGCTTTACGTCTCCTGATACACAATTTTACGTTGCATTATTCCTTATGCGTGGTTTCCCTTCTTATTTCAGAACTAGGTCTCAGCGTACCTCGATAAGAGATGAAATGCTAAAGCTCGAAGAACAAGCTTGATTTGATGGTCATGGTTTCTTATCACATCAGTTTCCATTTACATTCTCCAGCATCAAAAACTCTTGTCAATTTTGTATAAGCAAATATTCCTGGATTTAACTTTGGGTTATGCATCTTCCAGTTGAACTTCTCTTCCATTCTCAAAGTCCACTTCTCCAGTTTATTCATGGCTTCCATTGACATTTCTGTTGCTATAGAGTCTGCCGACTGCCGACATGCCAATGGCTCTTAGTTtagttaatgaaattaagaccccataaCCATAAAGTTATGAGTTTAAATTCCACAGCCGGGCTTCAAAACTATGGTATCAATTATCTGATGAAATGTTTCCTCAATTAAAAGTATATACggataattatttcaaaaaatacgtTTTGTAGCCacattttacataataaattctCTAAGTGCACTGTACTAACATTCTTTGAggttgtaattgtaattataaatgcaTATCATTCAATCGTGAAACTTTATCGAAAAATCCTCTAAGTGCATTGCACTAACACCCGTTCAAAGGGTatactataattttgtaaagaaaattaagcTTATCTTCAGAGGGTGTCGATATAAATTTATcctttcaaaattacaatttagttctctattatatatttgaaacaaTTTAGAGATGTCAACACAATcaacccaaaattaaaatagtacgCCAAGAGATGACGATCAAGGCCTAAGCACAAAACGGTCTTGATTTCATGActgatcatgatttttttttttttttttaatggctGATCATGACTTGACAGTGCATGAAtcctaatatttattactgtatttataatttttttatttttaactatgataaCTAAGTCTCgtcattcttttttatttttatttttatttctcctcTGAGGGgaatataaaaaggaaatgCAGCTGAATTTGTCAGGAAGGTGGTGGAGACTTGGAGACAAACACTTTACAAAGAACATGGAAATATCCCCATCCATGCATGGAGTGGAACCCCATTACCATTCAACTtaccatttatatatatattttttaaaaatatatttataatcataataaatttcaaaaaagccatcttatcataatttacccattaaattattcaaaaggcATTTAGAAAGCAGCAATGGGCAGTTGGGGATTTGAGAAGTATTTAGGTCAAAGTGATGGAGTGGCGTTGAAGATACATACATAATACCTcgttatatatacattattattatacactgaatttaaataatgattcTTCATCAACCaatcaatctttttttctttttctttttaaaataaataaattaaaaatgggtGGCAACTACGgattatatacaatttatctcctgtattaataaaaaagtccctataaaaaaacaaaatgcaatttacctcccccGTCAATTTGCAGAGAGAGATAACttgcatcattttttaaatcacaagaaggtaaattgcacttcattttttcaacaagtttttttgcacttttctattaatataaggggtaaattgtattttaccctAGCAACTACACTAATACCATTGGTTGCGCCCCACGAGcagatcaaattttttattgcaaattctattctattttataatctattcaacatatacacgtcacaaatataatttttttttaaataaaataaatattgcgTGTGTTTACCACATATAATAGTAGATGGAATAAATTTTACAAcagaaaattatatcaaattgaggattattatcaattttccaactttatttattctgacaaattttataaatccaTCCATTGTATAATTCTTGAACTGATTAAAAGAAATCAGATcggaaaaattttataagatattacattttttaaattaatatgatcatcaataaagtatttaatttattgcgATCCTTACTGTTAAAGGAATTTATAAGCTCgtaatatgtaatattttaaattttattttaaataattactaaaCATATTTACGCTAcgaaaagcttataaaatcaCCCAAACGTAGACTTTAGTTTTTATCTCAAAATCTTTGCCTACATTACCATcacctttttattttgaataattaatttatgtaaataataataataataataataaaagtgtgAAGGATGCATGAGAACAAGAGAAGAAACGCATGTGATATACTGGAAAAATGTTGCCCCtttaaacatattataataataataatagagtaaattaaaactacctaccctgagatttgacataattacgaataatttctcattaattACGCACCATTTgcttcaattattataaaagattaattacttaaataattaatggtgCAGAGGACAATACTGTACTACTTGTTTGCTTCAgcagaattattaaatatttaaaaaaaaaaaaaaagagattaagattctgttaattaattaaagtagaTAGGTAGTAGCGTAGGCCTATGGATCAGTACCATGTCTGGGATCTTACACAAACACTAcactactatatatatacctctTTCTTACCAaacattattacatatataccactgtactaattaataaataaataaataataataatttaaaatattttgttttaaaaaaaaaaaagagtactattaatttctcaaacttaatttgttcaacttagaaaaattcatacattggttctcttttcttggtaaaatttaaatatttggagAAATTTGACTGCACGATAATAGAATTGATGACATACAATTcaattgtaaattataatttttttataatatatatattgaaaaaatcaagaaattgttCTCCTCTTtgtgttggaattaaattgaattaatcttctaaaaaatataaaattgaaaataaaaagttagaagaacaatttgtttattgtgtaattagtTGATGTGCAGTGtgtctttctttatttttggaggaGCAATATTGAGAGCATTTAGTGGTacaattgaattaattagatcCATGCATGCATGTTGCACTAATATTTGATtcgcaataaattaattaagattaaatatcaatttttatctaatttttattaataattgataaatgtTAACTAacgaaaaaatttatatgttggacgaaaatctcaaaaaagtataattatccctcaTTTTTATGACTGTGGTCTTGAAATTCACCacctaatttattaaatatttttattacatatataaatatattcgctaatatatataataataataatatataaattaagtacattttcaaatattttaatataaaaattgtttttctAATAAAGAAGAGTATTCTCTAgttaaattacttataaaattatttaattttatgttggtccttttttttatatattattattttctctaatttcaatttcaaatattatattcgtTTACGGAaactaaatcaaattaatagaaaatatagtaaaaaagaCTTACTACgtcatattatttttgagaaatgaatgtacatatagagtgtatgaaaatataaagaatagatGCATGCAATTGCTACCGACACACACCccatcatacatatatatttgaaataaatgcatgcaaattaatcataaaattgtttcaaggacaaatcaaaatttagttcaataatttgccccaaaaagaattaaataaactgTAATAAAGGACACTAGCTAGCTAACAAATGTTCCTATAAATCTtctatttttccttcttccctaattcttttttcttttaattatccTGAAAATCgtccaacaaaaataatgcGAAAACTCAATGAGTTTGGAATTAATGTTCctaattaagataaattaattctgtaaaaaaaaattaaaaattaattaggaaaaaatctCTAAACATCTCCATCAATAATGCCTTGTCACTAGCTAGCTAGCTGCATGCCTAAATCAGCTGCCTAAAATCGGGCCCGATATGTTGATGAATCAAGTAATCATCGCCGTTTGATACATCAAACATCACGGcctgatggtggtggtggtgatggtggTGCAGGAattgttgctgctgctgctgctgggCTCGTAGCATTTCCTTCTGCCTTCTCAGCTCAAGAACTTTCCTATGTGAGTTGGAATGCTTCGTCAGGACAAACGTCGGGCTCGCTGCGGGCCGGTATTCGGGCACAAGCCGTCCTGATTTGTACCTCACGCCACACGCATTGCACAGGGTCTTCGGGCCCATGGGCCCTGTCCGCCACTGCGGCGTCTTGTCGGTGGCGCAATGGAGGCACTTCCGCCCCTCCCCACCAGGGGATGCAGTCTCGGGCCCTTCCCGTTTCTTCTGCACACCCGGCTTGGCCGCCTTCTTCACCGCGGTGACGTCAGATTCCGACGATGATGACATGGCGGGTGGCGTTGGGGACACCACGAGAAGGCGTGATGTCCAGTTCCCTGGAGCGGTGCGTGAGCGCTTGCTGCGGGCCTTGGCGGGGACCGGCGTCTCCGGTGGAAGCAAGGGACCCGGATGGGTGGTTTCGGGCTGGAATTGATATTGGTAATCGGCCGAAGCTTCGTCGGTTCGGGCCTTCATTCCTTGTATCAGCTGCAGCTTCTGCAGATCTTCACTGGAAAATGATTCATCCACGAAATTCGACAGCCATTCTAGCTCAGCCAAATCATCGTACTGTAAACATCATGTtcaaaatcattaatttactcaaaacaaaacaaaaaaaagaattgcaaCATACACTTTTTCTTTAGCAGCCTTCTTTTCtgtgtgtatttttattgGGTTTTTCTCCCAAGAAAGTGAGATGGGCTGtctgttttcattttcagaagGTTACAGAAGAAGAGTGTAATTAACTAcaattattagatttttattgcttaatttcgtcaaaagttaattaatcttttctaATCGCtcataaaagatataatttcaTGTTGCATGAATGATGCAAGTGTCCGTTGAAATTACGTACCGGGACACAGAGTTCACTGGAGAAGTTGGCACCGACGGAGCAACGGGGCCCGCCGATGTCGGCAGGGTGGAAATGCGGCTCAGCCGTGCTGACGGCGGAGAAGGAGGAATTGCATGAGGTGTCGACCGCAGTGACGGTGGAGGAGTCGGTGGAGGACACGGCCATGAGGCCGGTGTCGACGGCCGACACCAAGTTGTCGTCGGTAGGGAAGTCGAGGAGGTCTTCAATGATGAAATGGTCGCCATTTTTCCCGTCGGAGGGCCGTTTCTCCGCTGTGGATTGGGCGCTGTAGAAGTAGTCCGCATTGGTGGTTTCCATTttggaattataattttcttgatcaacGCAACACACAGTAACACACAAAAAATGGGATGTGAATTGAAGAAGAGGAACGAGTGTCGGAGAAATGGAgtatagtgtgtgtgtgtgatttgggtgagagagagagagagagttgaagGAGGAAGAGTGAAGTTGTGGGGGGAGAGAAGTGAGGAGAGGGGGTTTATTTGCGTTAGAAGGGGACAGGCAGACAGCTataaatttggattttgaCGAGGAAAAATTATGGCTTGAAAAAGAGGTGAAGATTTGGTTGTTTTTAATATGGCAATAAAAAGGCGTAACGCATGAAatgatcaaaatgccctttGATCTCGACTTTTTTTGCCATGCTAAAAATTTGGACTTTGACGAGGAGGAGTTATGGCTTGGAAAACATGTGAAGATTTGGTTAGTTTTCAGATGGGCCATGGAAATAgggtaaaattttttgttgtgtaacGGAAATGACAAGAATGCCCTTGGTTTGTGTAGAGTAGACAGCAACGAGAGATTTTTGGTCATGGGGTGCTATGATTGGTGGACCACACGTGAGGTGTGATGTAGGAGATGATTTGGAATGGTCTTTACTTAAGAAGTAGGTCATCCCACCCCCACTACACCCTTTTTGAGATGAGAGGTGGGAATGGGATTCACTGCGAAAAGTGCAATGGGACCGACCATACATAGATGTTAGTGATTTGAGGAAGTTGGACATATCAATGGTGCATGGTTTATGAATCAAGAAAGCATCTACTAACCAAATATTTGAACTATACAGCtagttttgtaattattattattattaataataataataattaaattttcaatgttgcaatttctcaaaataaaaataaaaatttaattcgacGAAAAAACCCCTTGTGTTTCGTAAAGTCATATGAACCACATTACTCGTTACTAAATTAAGAAATGATGATTtcattatgtaatatttaacttaaatttaattaattaatttgagggCAATTTAGgaagttaaaaaatttgaaggaaaaaataagGAAGTAAAAACTACCCAAAATTGTAGGAATGTCGGATATTCCATGTCCGATCACAACCTAACTTCCCAAATGAACCGATCAAATAGGTTGAAATGTTCAAATCAGTTGTTAgctcaattatatataacaccACCAACACTCCACTTATATAATTGTCCAAGAATTCCCAAttaccctattttttttttatatactatcCATCTCgacacataataaaaataggaaGTTCAGCTCATTCGATCCTctactttatgaaattttgaaaatggtctcagaattagaaaaattgaatacagttagctttatgaaattttcttaaaattttaaaaaattcgacacatttatttctctattttaCGAGATTTGTGGGATTAGACGtatcaaaatttctcaattttattactatttcgAAATTGTATCATGGCAGTCATGATTAATTCGTTGTACAACAATTATAGCTTCAAGTACCACATGGTAATCATGTAATATTTGCTTACAAGCTAGACCATGGGACGTACGTACGTATTATCACCATCACCTACACCTATATTATacaatgacaaaattaaagggaaaatgaaataatattttttagtgtaTGATcgataaataatttgaattacaaatatttgtttaattttgtgtgCTAGCtatataagtacaaaaataataattatttgggaGGATTGTACTTCCgcttcttaattaattataatcaatttaaacaATTACAGATACActtatcaaaaataatattatttataaaaaatatttttacgttttcaaaaattacacatacattactaaaattgtcattttatcATTTGTGGTCTCTGTAATTATGCAAGaggtaaaaataatttatatgtaaatataattatttgtaattattatacatCAGCTTCGTTCGTGAAAGATTATGCGACCGttcccaaataattttttcagacAAAATAATAGTAGAATTAACggcttatttaattaatcatgcaaaatattaaaattaatgaaattttttaaccCTTggcttaaattataaattttttttttaacattagtTCAATTTATGAGTTGTAATTGTTATAAATGTAGATATAATTTAGACAGAGCGGTTAAGATTCCGCCATGTGGCTCTGATTCTTACCGTGGGGCTTCAAACAACAACTCGGAAATACAAATGTGGAGAAACGTGGCAGTTGGGGATTGGTGAATAGTAGGTAAAAGTGAGGGTGGTGGACGGAACGGCAGCAATCCCTATGGCCAAGTACGTGGATAAGGTTTTTACTGCtccatatatttatatatattatttgacataaaaactataaattaggtaaaataaaaaagagcagaaaaaacaatagagagtataattaatcaaaataaagaattataataaaaaaaaaataggagtaaTTTTGTAGTGAAgtcgatatttttttaaagtgtatATATGATTCAAAAAGTAAGGGTATTTTGTGTCAATATCGTTGAAGATTCTGGTAggatgtaaaatataattattcaaataataggGATGatatgtgtaattaaattatagattatgggatgtaaatgtaattatttttttgtaatttttagttCTCTATATGATTTTATCTCGAATAATTGcatatattgaaatatatggACCAGAATCCAATcgtcattttatatatatatataattatatatggtaTATTCCTAGTGATACCTTTGAGACTTAaacaattaatgataatttgaaGGGTGgttttagtaataataaaaaatattaagggaAATTAATGGGTCCAAAAGGGCACGTGAGGTGTGTCAGCCAGTCATGTGACTGCGCGTAAGCTCTGGTCACGTCAAAAAGCCTAAAGTGACGCTACTCGATGCCACGTGGCCAACATCTGAGAGGGTTTTGCCATTGCTTGGATGCTTCCTCCTGTCCAGATGATAATATAAGAACGTGCGAACACGTGCCGCTCTGTGTCACGTGCTCCTCTTGCCAAGTCACGTGTTCCCCTTTTGTTTTGAAGCCCCAGGTCGggtgaaataaatattaaaattgacatcttatgaatttgaaattaccaacttaaattttattgtacgtcaacatatttatattaaactatataaattattattattaattatattaagtaAATCAAAAAGTAATccaatatatcaaaattaattgttgaaatttatttatcattattagttaaaaaaataattaagaaatgaGATAGCGTACACAGTCCATCTGATCAATGATACATTTACTTACAATTTatctcaaacaaaaaattaaattcatgaattctttttctattctttatctcttatttttcactcgcactttctatttttttggattaaaacTATATtctaatatgtattttaaaaaacaacatttcatatatgtgtatatatatatatatattacttttatttctttataattataaaaatatctataaaaatactaaataaaagaaaaataaaaaaaataatataattttttttctaacgtCAATATTCCTTCCAAACCCTAACAGAGTAGGTCGAAAGTAAATTTGGTAGGCCGAAcagatttatttatgtataaatgtattactatttactactactactactactttagtattaaaaaactatttagTGGGGTGaaatgattaaattttctatttcaaatttaattatattttttattttatttaa encodes:
- the LOC105172304 gene encoding GATA transcription factor 12; this translates as METTNADYFYSAQSTAEKRPSDGKNGDHFIIEDLLDFPTDDNLVSAVDTGLMAVSSTDSSTVTAVDTSCNSSFSAVSTAEPHFHPADIGGPRCSVGANFSSELCVPYDDLAELEWLSNFVDESFSSEDLQKLQLIQGMKARTDEASADYQYQFQPETTHPGPLLPPETPVPAKARSKRSRTAPGNWTSRLLVVSPTPPAMSSSSESDVTAVKKAAKPGVQKKREGPETASPGGEGRKCLHCATDKTPQWRTGPMGPKTLCNACGVRYKSGRLVPEYRPAASPTFVLTKHSNSHRKVLELRRQKEMLRAQQQQQQQFLHHHHHHHHQAVMFDVSNGDDYLIHQHIGPDFRQLI